taaaacttatgtctatttataattctagaaacgactttaacGAAACAAGtcgtcggacttgtttcgtcatttctagaaatgaatttgagaggaaaaaaaaaagttgttgtcCCCagtaaatctctcaactatttatttaaacaaaaaaagaggcaacctaaccctctctcccttttgagcattccgatgatactattgagttttttagtggcattatgttataaaaacgtttcaagaaacaagtttatcaaacaccaaaaaatccgtttttatttccaaaaacgTGAAAGCTGACATAAAAATAGCATAAACGGTTTTTTACatttttgaaaactaaaacggattttttggtgtttgataaacctgtttctcaaaacgtttttttttttttttttttttttttatttttttttttttttttagcagacatagtgccactaaaaaacccaataatatcatcggatgcccaaaagggagagaaggttcggttgcctctttttaaatttaaataattgagagatttatcggacACAAGTTAcacaacagcctttttttttctctcaaattcgtttttaAAAATGGCAAAACAAGTcctttctagaattgtaaataagcataaattttgatttatgtttttggaaacgggtgaaatggaacaactttatcaaacacttttttagttatttttctgtttctaaaaacaagaaaatgacAGAAACGAAATATTGTCAAACGATGCCTAAGTTTCACATAGACTAGGAGCCATGCTCTGGAGAGCGAACCCTCCCCTATTTTATTGATACTTCTAAGGGAGGGATGACatgatgaatttaatgcttaaattttttatggtaaaaaaaaagaagttgggaTGGATCTTTGATCTAAATTAACTGGataatattgaatttaatggGGTGTTATAGTCAATGTTATCAAAATCAGGATCATGGATTGGCCAAATCAGaatttctaaaatctggatAAATCATAGTCAATTAGGATCCGAAAGCAGATTTCGATCGATCAGATTCTGATTTTTAAACACTCAAACTTTTTTGCTTATGGATTTCAtagtatttctttctttctttttttaatgaagaatcCTCGAATCTGTTTGAGTTTTATGATTAAGGTTTAAGagtaaaccctaaaaaaatagGTAATCACACTTAACTCATGTAACAGATTAGTGGTGAAAAGAATTGAACTAGACACCTCCGTTATACCACATCATCAACAATCACCAGAAATGAATGATTGTGTGTGCCATGCAAAAAAGACAAACAAACAaagaattgttttttttttttttttttaagtggatcCTGTCCAACTATTCTTTCTTGCTAAactatgaaaaaggaaaaattctgTTACCCGGCGTCAAAACAAATTGAACTGCGGGTTGCTGAAAGTTTCAGAAAAACAGCAACCCCTGTAAAACCCAAAAAGGTTTTGTAGGTGTCGGTattgtttcctatttttttcaaaGGGGACTAATCAAAAGGGGGtaaaatcagaaaaagaaaaccgTTCATGGGAAGAAGCTAACGATGTCTACTCTGGGCAGATTTCAGCAAAAGCGGGCAGTCTTCTCCTACTCGAAGGGCCATACAGAACTCCGCGAATGTACGAGTCAACTGTTTCCCTGGATACAGGTTCCTtcttggaagaagaagggatttgaatctcgatgccGTCATCTGCTGGTGACCAATCTACAGCAGTTGTCTTCTCATTCTCTTCCTCCTGTTTGATTTTCACCGTTGATTTCTTCATCCCCAGTGGTGGTGACGCAGACGCTACCGATGCCGTGACATGGCGAGGGAGGCGGTTTTTCGTGCTTGATGAGCCTGTGCTCCAAGATTTGGATTGCTGCCCGTGATCAAAACACACGTTAGCACGGaatcagaaacaaagaaaatagttcAGAGACCTAACATAACTAGAGTTTCCCATATAATTTTAAAGCCTCTGTTttcctgaagaaaaaaaaagggaaagggggagggggagggggagggggaagataACGAAAAAGGAGCCGTGCGTACTTCGGATTTGCTGTTCTTGTTTATGTGACGGCCGGGACGCAGTTCCTCTTTTCCATGAGCGAACTGCAAGGAAACATATCGccattagaaaaaggaaaaatactaCCAGATGATAATTCAGAAACTACTTTGCCCCCTTGAGAACTACAATTTCTTAGCCCCTCATTGAAGTCCCCAATCTTGCGAGTATGGAATAGACAgaactttgaaaaaattatacaaCTCAAAAAGGATTCAGCGTCTTCAAAATCAACCCTCTTTCAATTTATCAAGCAAGACCGAGTGTTCTAGTCTCAAATGAAAGTCCTTTCTAGAcggggaaagaagaaaatagagatgTCGGCATTCCACGACAACTGACAACCACCTGACTGGAATTCTTTAGGGCACCCATCATCAAAGTATCTGAATCCATCAGTTGTATTAGCTTCTGGatgaacaaaagaaataataattgaaaaatcatCGAGTATAACAGTGGCCTATAAAATATcgaaggaaggagaggaagcGACTTCTTATTAACTTGGAAAGCAAGTCAAATCTATATTAGGTAACACTCCATTGCATATATataccataaataaaataattggtTTCCAACTAGGAAACCCAAGGCACAACGCTCGCTAGCTTACCATGTATATCAAAAGACTCTGAATGTGGATGCGGTTTTAAATCGCTGCTTCTATATTTTGCCATATTAATCCTCTGTCTCGGTCTTTACTTCCTAAAGAAGGATTGAATTTCTCTACTTCCCTCAAAACTCCCTAAGATATGTAAGAGGATTTAAATCCTCTCCATCTGGGAATAATTCAAGTAGACCCAGTTTCCAAAGTAAAGAGGAGAACGGGGTGTTCTTCAGTTCTTAATCACAACTGATTCAGACCACAACCTCTGCTCGTACAAATTTGCAAACAAGGTGGCAAACACATGTATTGTAATTTACATGAGAGAGGAGATAGGGAAACCAAAATTACTtgcagagaagaagagaatacgGGACGATCACTCACCTGGCATTTGGTGCCGTAGCGACAACTCCCCGTTTCCTCCCATGTCCGGCAAATATCCGTCTTATAGAGGCTGTTTCCCGGAGATAAGGAGCCAGAATCTGAACCCGACCTTGAACGTCCTCCCGGCACCGATCCAACAAGAATCCCATCCATCACCAGTACGTCCTCTTCGACTTTCACAGGTGTAGTAAACAAAGGAGGGGACCTCGACGGCGGGGTCTCCAGGTTGTCTATTATCGACAGAGGTAGAGGAGACTGCGAAGAGCTACGAGAGGAGAAGTTGGGGCTGTGGTGGTACTTTTGCATCAGTCGCGGATGGAACTTGCTCGAATCAATGACAGGAGGTGAGAACGCGTCGATAGGAGAAGGAACGATGGCTGCCGCAGCTGCTGCCGCGAGAGGGTAATGCATCAGTGCAGATTCCATCTCGAGAGGATCGGGAGTTCGAGAATCAAGAGGAGAGCTCGCGAACGACGTTAAGCCATAGCGGGATCTGTTGAGAAGTAATTGGTGATCGTTTTGTAGATTGATAGAGGGAAAACTGCCAGTTACCTTTGAATAGTTCTCGTAAAATCCTTCAATCCGTTCCATCTATATAGTCTTTATGCTTCTTCAGCTCCTAAAACAGGAGACGAAAATAGGCAATTAAATAGGTGTTAAAAGGATCtcaaattcaaataaattaTCGAAAATCTCAATTTCTTGGCGGTTTGTTGAAAacggaaaattttcttttaatgtcTCTGTGATTCCCGCCATCacccccaaaaagaaaagaaaaatggctTCATCGTTTCCAACTGCCTTGCGTGCCTGGACGGCTGGACAGTGTGACGATATGGTATTCTCGAAATTACCTAACCACCCCTAGATCTGTGGGGTTAATTCTCAATATTCACATTGGAGGTTATTTTAGGAATCAGACACAGGGATACCTCTCATATAATGTCTAACACTGGAATCATGAAACAGATTTTTCCAGAACTagaacttccaaaaaaaaaacagaagcagAGCTGAAGATAAAATGAGCCGATTCGATGTATTATAAATTGAAATCTTCGggcaaaaaatgaagaaaaaggcaaaaaataTCAATACCTCAGGAATCTCTCTCCTTATGCAATAGAACTAAATGATATAACCATGGAaaggaaaaagatgaagaaatccCTTCCGATGATATCTCGTAGCGGAAGAAGCTAGCTAAATTTTCGGACGAAAAGAACAACTCGCACAAACCAGACACAATAAACGGAAATTAAACCACAACAGAAACTCTTGATTCTTGAAGCTATACGAACAgactaaaagggagaaagaaatgagaattaaaaatgaaagataGAAAAGTATCAACAAAGACAACGAAAAAGAAATCAATCTGAAAACATAGAATCCATTCATCTCTTTGAAGAAACCACGGAAGAAATTTATATCAAAGTATTTTTACGTAAAGAACGAATGAATCAAGGACTCTTCTTTCCAAAGAATCTGAACCTCACCTCAAAATTCTTGTCTCGTGGTGATTGATAGTCCGAAGCTTCGCGATTCTCAAATCGTGATCGCTGCGTCCTCTGTTTCTCAGTTCCTTTGCTGCGGAGTGACGGATGAGCTTCTTTGTATAGCTCTCCGCTCCGTTCGCTCACGAATCTGGTTTTGAATTGAAACACTGAGAACCTCCAA
This genomic stretch from Macadamia integrifolia cultivar HAES 741 chromosome 2, SCU_Mint_v3, whole genome shotgun sequence harbors:
- the LOC122088535 gene encoding mRNA decay activator protein ZFP36L2-B-like isoform X2; amino-acid sequence: MESALMHYPLAAAAAAAIVPSPIDAFSPPVIDSSKFHPRLMQKYHHSPNFSSRSSSQSPLPLSIIDNLETPPSRSPPLFTTPVKVEEDVLVMDGILVGSVPGGRSRSGSDSGSLSPGNSLYKTDICRTWEETGSCRYGTKCQFAHGKEELRPGRHINKNSKSEQSKSWSTGSSSTKNRLPRHVTASVASASPPLGMKKSTVKIKQEEENEKTTAVDWSPADDGIEIQIPSSSKKEPVSRETVDSYIRGVLYGPSSRRRLPAFAEICPE
- the LOC122088535 gene encoding mRNA decay activator protein ZFP36L2-like isoform X1, which produces MERIEGFYENYSKVTGSFPSINLQNDHQLLLNRSRYGLTSFASSPLDSRTPDPLEMESALMHYPLAAAAAAAIVPSPIDAFSPPVIDSSKFHPRLMQKYHHSPNFSSRSSSQSPLPLSIIDNLETPPSRSPPLFTTPVKVEEDVLVMDGILVGSVPGGRSRSGSDSGSLSPGNSLYKTDICRTWEETGSCRYGTKCQFAHGKEELRPGRHINKNSKSEQSKSWSTGSSSTKNRLPRHVTASVASASPPLGMKKSTVKIKQEEENEKTTAVDWSPADDGIEIQIPSSSKKEPVSRETVDSYIRGVLYGPSSRRRLPAFAEICPE